Proteins from one Panthera leo isolate Ple1 chromosome D1, P.leo_Ple1_pat1.1, whole genome shotgun sequence genomic window:
- the SLN gene encoding sarcolipin has product MGISTRELFLNFTIVLITVILMWLLVRSYQY; this is encoded by the coding sequence ATGGGGATATCCACTCGAGAGCTGTTCCTCAACTTCACTATTGTCCTCATTACCGTTATTCTCATGTGGCTCCTTGTGAGGTCCTATCAGTACTGA